One region of Paenibacillus sp. genomic DNA includes:
- a CDS encoding TolC family protein has product MTGRMMRRAAAMLAALALAAAIAPAAAFADEAAPAADKGPEKAVEKAVEELNIYQAIQRALARDAGLKAIGTKIALNEKRYEDELKKAKAAKGRDANVDSERIELRKQELLYPERRLAAIAELKRQQRETANRIEAEVAELYYRIQSASRQAKAYGAEARRLEGEAARREAQVKAGVTTPDQLYALRNALADAQAALQQWQRSEASARLSLNVKLGFEPERRIALGSLPLPEETLRIDDIDALAAKLLSASPAVLKRDDDARLARLEAEIVDRHWKDKRPEALDGLLDQAIEAELRAEDERWAVELKLRTDYDRLLNLEDQVRIKRAAYERAELLARAAEARHKAGLDTESKALEAKSALLQAENAWEQARIDYRLALLRFNHFIAPATAESA; this is encoded by the coding sequence ATGACCGGACGAATGATGCGCAGAGCGGCGGCGATGCTGGCCGCGCTGGCGCTGGCGGCCGCGATCGCGCCCGCCGCGGCGTTCGCGGACGAAGCGGCCCCGGCGGCCGATAAGGGGCCCGAGAAGGCGGTCGAGAAGGCGGTCGAGGAGCTGAACATTTATCAAGCGATCCAGCGCGCCTTGGCTCGCGATGCGGGATTGAAGGCGATCGGTACGAAAATCGCGTTGAACGAAAAGCGGTACGAAGACGAGCTCAAGAAGGCGAAGGCGGCGAAAGGCCGCGACGCCAACGTCGACTCGGAGCGGATCGAGCTGCGAAAGCAGGAACTGCTGTACCCGGAGCGCCGGCTTGCGGCGATCGCCGAATTGAAGCGGCAGCAGCGCGAAACAGCGAACCGGATCGAAGCGGAGGTCGCGGAGCTGTATTACCGCATCCAGTCGGCAAGCCGCCAAGCTAAGGCGTACGGCGCCGAAGCGCGCCGCTTGGAAGGCGAGGCCGCGCGGCGCGAAGCGCAGGTGAAGGCCGGCGTAACGACGCCGGATCAACTGTACGCGCTGCGCAACGCGCTGGCCGACGCGCAAGCGGCGCTGCAGCAGTGGCAGCGAAGCGAGGCGAGCGCGCGGCTGTCCCTGAACGTGAAGCTCGGGTTCGAGCCGGAGCGCCGCATCGCGCTCGGGTCGCTGCCGCTGCCGGAGGAGACGCTGCGCATCGACGACATCGACGCGCTCGCGGCGAAGCTGCTTTCGGCAAGTCCCGCCGTGCTGAAGCGGGACGACGATGCGCGGCTCGCGCGGCTGGAAGCGGAAATCGTCGACCGGCATTGGAAGGACAAACGGCCGGAAGCGCTGGACGGCTTGCTGGACCAAGCGATCGAAGCGGAGCTGCGGGCCGAGGACGAGAGGTGGGCGGTCGAGCTGAAGCTGCGCACTGACTACGACCGGCTGCTCAACTTGGAGGACCAAGTACGCATCAAACGGGCCGCTTACGAGCGTGCCGAGCTGCTCGCCCGCGCGGCGGAAGCCCGGCACAAAGCCGGGCTCGACACCGAGAGCAAGGCGCTGGAGGCGAAATCCGCGCTGCTGCAGGCCGAGAACGCCTGGGAGCAGGCGCGCATCGATTACCGGCTGGCGCTGCTCCGGTTCAACCATTTCATCGCGCCGGCGACGGCGGAAAGCGCCTGA
- a CDS encoding MFS transporter encodes MALQAGALQTADPKRWKALALLCVANFMVIMDTSIIGVALPAIQNALGYSQESLQWVFNAYVIFFGGLLLLGGRLSDLYGQRRVFLWGFLILTAASLLAGFAWSDGALNAGRALQGLGSALIAPSALTTVMLLFGGNPKELGKALGFWGASAAAGGSAGVFLGGVITEWLSWEWTFLINVPVGLIAMLAAPGLLPKGERREGRVDVAGAVSVTAALVLLVYGIVTAEHNGWSAPQTVWTLAAGAALFLLFLAIQAAKKDPLVPLRIFKAPNLAAGNAALLLLSGGWIPLWYFLNLYLQQVLQYSAFAGGVALLPMTILIAVFMMFITGKLIGVFGLKANLVAGLAALGASMLLFAGNTPVDGTFAAHVLPASLLGALGMSLAYIPATMAAMSGAKPEEAGLASGLASTSYQIGSAVSLAVMVAVAAASTSAQTGASPEAALNAGFQSAFFWSAMVAFAGAALSLLFVRNPKPGASSAPAAM; translated from the coding sequence ATGGCTTTGCAGGCGGGTGCGCTGCAAACGGCGGATCCGAAACGGTGGAAGGCGCTGGCGCTGCTTTGCGTCGCCAATTTCATGGTCATCATGGATACGTCCATCATCGGGGTCGCGCTGCCGGCGATCCAGAACGCGCTGGGATATTCGCAAGAAAGTTTGCAGTGGGTATTTAATGCGTACGTCATCTTCTTTGGGGGATTGCTGCTGCTGGGCGGCAGGCTGTCCGATCTTTACGGGCAGCGGCGCGTATTTTTGTGGGGATTTTTGATCCTAACGGCTGCCTCGCTGCTTGCGGGCTTCGCATGGAGCGACGGGGCGCTGAACGCCGGGAGGGCGCTTCAGGGCTTAGGCTCCGCGCTCATCGCGCCGTCGGCGCTGACTACCGTCATGCTGCTGTTCGGCGGCAATCCGAAGGAGCTCGGCAAAGCGCTCGGCTTCTGGGGCGCCTCGGCGGCGGCCGGCGGTTCGGCCGGCGTGTTCCTGGGGGGCGTCATCACGGAATGGCTCAGCTGGGAGTGGACGTTCCTCATTAACGTGCCGGTCGGGCTGATCGCCATGCTCGCCGCCCCGGGCTTATTGCCGAAGGGCGAGCGGCGAGAAGGGCGCGTCGACGTTGCGGGCGCGGTGTCCGTTACGGCAGCGCTAGTGCTGCTCGTATATGGCATCGTCACGGCGGAGCATAATGGATGGAGCGCGCCGCAGACCGTGTGGACGCTCGCCGCGGGAGCAGCGCTGTTCCTGCTGTTTTTAGCGATTCAAGCGGCGAAGAAGGACCCGCTCGTGCCGCTGCGCATTTTCAAGGCGCCGAATTTGGCCGCGGGCAATGCGGCGCTGCTGCTCCTGTCGGGCGGGTGGATTCCGCTGTGGTATTTCCTGAATCTATATTTACAGCAGGTGCTTCAATATTCGGCCTTCGCGGGCGGCGTCGCTTTGCTGCCGATGACGATTTTGATCGCGGTATTCATGATGTTTATCACCGGCAAGCTGATCGGCGTCTTCGGCTTGAAGGCGAACTTGGTCGCCGGATTGGCTGCGCTCGGCGCGTCGATGCTGCTGTTCGCGGGCAATACGCCGGTCGACGGCACGTTCGCGGCGCATGTGCTGCCCGCGTCGCTGCTTGGCGCGCTGGGCATGTCGCTCGCGTACATCCCGGCGACGATGGCCGCCATGTCGGGGGCGAAGCCGGAGGAGGCGGGCTTGGCGTCGGGCCTCGCAAGCACGAGTTACCAGATCGGCTCGGCCGTCAGCCTCGCCGTCATGGTGGCGGTGGCGGCGGCGTCGACGAGCGCGCAGACGGGCGCATCGCCCGAGGCGGCGCTGAACGCCGGTTTCCAAAGCGCGTTCTTCTGGTCGGCGATGGTCGCCTTCGCGGGGGCGGCGCTGTCGCTGTTGTTCGTCCGAAACCCGAAGCCGGGGGCTTCGAGCGCTCCTGCCGCCATGTAG
- a CDS encoding metal-sensitive transcriptional regulator yields MSGENAVRKSSHDPQTKANLMNRLNRIEGQVRGIRGMIEKDTYCDDVLIQISSVQAALGAAGKLLLEKHLECCIEGRVRQGDTAVVSEIMRTMNVILK; encoded by the coding sequence ATGAGCGGGGAGAACGCAGTGCGCAAAAGCTCACACGATCCGCAGACGAAAGCGAATTTGATGAACCGTCTGAACCGGATCGAAGGGCAAGTGCGCGGCATTCGGGGCATGATCGAGAAGGATACGTACTGCGACGATGTGCTGATTCAAATTTCGTCCGTGCAGGCAGCGCTCGGCGCCGCGGGAAAGCTGCTGCTGGAAAAACATTTGGAATGCTGCATCGAAGGGCGCGTAAGGCAGGGCGATACGGCCGTCGTTTCGGAGATTATGCGGACGATGAACGTCATCTTAAAATAA
- a CDS encoding cation transporter, protein MTNVTLKVQGMSCQHCVHSIEGALTQAGAAGKVDLRGGTVDVQYDETRLSVEQLKAAIEEQGYEVE, encoded by the coding sequence ATGACGAACGTTACGTTGAAAGTGCAAGGCATGAGCTGCCAACATTGCGTCCATTCCATCGAAGGGGCGCTGACACAAGCCGGAGCCGCCGGGAAAGTCGACCTGCGAGGGGGCACGGTGGACGTTCAGTACGATGAAACCCGATTGAGCGTGGAGCAGCTGAAAGCGGCGATCGAGGAGCAGGGATACGAAGTCGAGTAA
- a CDS encoding heavy metal translocating P-type ATPase has translation MEAIEATNASKQTTFQITGMTCAACANRIEKGLSKMPGVKSASVNFAMETARVEYAEGNVTVEDLQAKVKQLGYAAIVNTGDDKSAERREHEAKSMRNKLIASAILSLPLLWSMVGHFSFTAWIYAPSLFMNPWFQLLLATPVQFIIGGPFYVGAYKALRNGSANMDVLVALGTSAAYLYSLYLTLEWSFGGGGAHHGPSLYYETSAVLITLVIMGKWFETLAKGRTSEAIKSLMGLQAKTALVVRDGEERTVPVEEVLVGDIVLVRPGEKVPVDGVVLEGASSVDESMLTGESLPVEKKPGDAVIGATVNRNGMLRIRAVKVGKDTALAQIIKVVEEAQGSKAPIQRVADAISGIFVPIVVGIAVLTFLAWYFFVAPGSVSEALEKAIAVLVIACPCALGLATPTSIMAGSGRAAELGVLFKGGEHLERTHKIDAIILDKTGTVTKGKPELTDVRPAIDETEFLRLVGAAEQPSEHPLAEAIVAGIKERGIALPAAEAFEAIPGFGIQATVEGKRLLVGTRRLMEANGVDAAMAYAEMAALEEAGKTAMLAAVDGRYAGMVAVADTIKETSKAAVSRLKEMGIQVIMITGDNERTAKAIAAQVGIDHVRAEVLPEGKAQEVKKLQAAGRTVAMVGDGINDAPALATADIGMAIGTGTDVAIEAADVTLMRGDLASIPDAIYMSRKTMSNIKQNLFWALGYNTLGIPIAAVGLLAPWVAGAAMALSSVSVVLNALRLQRVNVKH, from the coding sequence ATGGAAGCCATCGAAGCTACGAATGCAAGCAAGCAGACGACGTTCCAAATTACCGGGATGACCTGCGCGGCCTGCGCGAACCGGATCGAGAAAGGGCTCAGCAAAATGCCCGGCGTGAAGAGCGCCTCGGTCAATTTCGCGATGGAGACGGCGCGCGTCGAGTATGCCGAAGGGAACGTCACGGTCGAGGATTTGCAGGCGAAGGTCAAGCAGCTCGGCTACGCCGCCATCGTCAACACCGGCGACGACAAGTCGGCCGAGCGCCGCGAGCACGAGGCAAAGAGTATGCGGAACAAGCTGATCGCCTCCGCGATTTTGTCGCTGCCGCTGCTGTGGTCGATGGTCGGCCACTTCTCGTTCACCGCGTGGATCTATGCGCCGTCTTTGTTCATGAACCCTTGGTTCCAGCTGCTGCTCGCGACGCCGGTGCAGTTCATCATCGGCGGACCGTTCTACGTCGGCGCGTACAAAGCGCTCCGTAACGGCAGCGCCAACATGGACGTGCTCGTCGCGCTCGGTACCTCCGCGGCCTATCTGTACAGCTTGTATTTGACGCTCGAATGGTCCTTCGGCGGAGGCGGCGCGCATCACGGTCCTTCGTTGTACTACGAAACGAGCGCGGTGCTCATTACGCTGGTGATCATGGGGAAATGGTTCGAAACGCTAGCGAAGGGGCGGACATCGGAGGCGATTAAATCGCTGATGGGGCTGCAGGCAAAGACGGCGCTCGTCGTTCGCGACGGCGAGGAGCGGACGGTGCCGGTGGAAGAAGTGCTTGTGGGCGACATCGTGCTTGTGCGCCCCGGCGAGAAGGTGCCGGTCGACGGCGTCGTGCTGGAAGGCGCCTCGTCGGTCGACGAATCGATGCTGACGGGCGAGAGCCTCCCGGTCGAGAAGAAGCCGGGCGACGCCGTCATCGGCGCGACCGTCAACCGGAACGGCATGCTGCGCATCCGCGCCGTGAAAGTCGGCAAAGATACGGCGCTCGCGCAAATCATCAAAGTCGTGGAAGAGGCGCAAGGCTCCAAGGCGCCGATTCAGCGGGTGGCCGACGCCATCTCCGGCATTTTCGTCCCGATCGTTGTCGGCATCGCGGTGCTGACGTTCCTCGCCTGGTATTTCTTCGTCGCGCCGGGCTCGGTATCGGAGGCGCTCGAGAAAGCGATCGCCGTGCTCGTCATCGCCTGCCCGTGCGCCCTCGGCCTCGCGACCCCGACCTCCATCATGGCGGGCTCGGGACGGGCGGCGGAGCTCGGCGTCCTGTTCAAAGGCGGCGAACACTTGGAGCGGACGCATAAGATCGATGCTATCATTCTCGACAAAACGGGTACGGTCACGAAAGGCAAGCCGGAACTGACCGACGTGCGGCCTGCGATCGACGAAACGGAATTCCTCCGTTTGGTCGGCGCGGCCGAGCAGCCGTCGGAGCATCCGCTGGCGGAAGCGATCGTCGCCGGCATCAAGGAGCGCGGCATCGCGCTGCCGGCGGCGGAAGCGTTCGAGGCGATTCCCGGCTTCGGCATTCAGGCGACGGTCGAAGGCAAGCGGCTGCTCGTCGGGACGCGCCGGCTGATGGAAGCGAACGGGGTGGATGCAGCAATGGCGTACGCCGAGATGGCGGCGCTCGAGGAAGCGGGCAAAACGGCGATGCTCGCCGCGGTCGACGGCCGGTACGCGGGTATGGTCGCGGTGGCCGACACAATCAAGGAGACGTCGAAGGCGGCTGTCTCTCGGTTGAAAGAAATGGGTATACAAGTCATTATGATTACAGGCGACAACGAGCGGACGGCGAAGGCGATCGCCGCGCAGGTCGGCATCGATCATGTGCGGGCCGAGGTGCTGCCGGAGGGCAAAGCCCAGGAAGTCAAGAAGCTGCAGGCCGCGGGCCGGACGGTCGCGATGGTCGGCGACGGGATCAACGACGCGCCGGCGTTGGCGACGGCCGACATCGGCATGGCGATCGGCACGGGCACGGACGTCGCCATCGAAGCGGCGGACGTGACGCTCATGCGCGGCGATCTGGCGAGCATTCCGGACGCCATCTATATGAGCCGCAAGACGATGAGCAACATTAAGCAAAACTTGTTCTGGGCGCTCGGTTACAACACGCTCGGCATCCCGATCGCGGCCGTCGGACTTCTGGCGCCGTGGGTCGCCGGCGCGGCGATGGCGCTCAGCTCGGTATCGGTCGTATTGAACGCGCTGCGGCTGCAGCGCGTGAACGTGAAGCACTAA
- a CDS encoding nitrite reductase codes for MTKIAASPPIEVGGSLFTAEQLAAVAAAAGPEGRVEMTPFKQLYVEIPAERRAEAEAKLAGAGLEVYLAGFATKSLIACNFCKGAEEAGLETARAVNRAIAGIPAPTPLRIGYAGCALGTSEPLLKDIGIVKMRDSFDLYVGGDPKGLKASTARLLVSGLKEERLVPAVTALVDYYRTNAKGKEKFGKFVDRVSLDTLRELVG; via the coding sequence ATGACGAAAATAGCGGCATCGCCTCCGATCGAGGTCGGAGGCAGCCTGTTTACGGCGGAGCAGCTGGCCGCCGTCGCCGCCGCCGCCGGGCCGGAAGGGCGCGTCGAAATGACGCCGTTCAAGCAGCTGTACGTCGAAATTCCCGCAGAACGCCGCGCCGAGGCGGAAGCGAAGCTGGCGGGAGCCGGGCTCGAGGTGTACCTCGCCGGGTTCGCGACGAAGAGTTTGATCGCCTGCAATTTTTGCAAAGGGGCCGAAGAGGCGGGACTGGAGACGGCGCGAGCCGTTAACCGGGCGATTGCGGGCATTCCGGCGCCGACCCCGCTCAGAATCGGGTACGCGGGCTGCGCGCTCGGCACGAGCGAGCCGCTGCTGAAGGATATCGGCATCGTGAAAATGAGGGATTCGTTCGATCTGTACGTGGGCGGCGATCCGAAAGGACTCAAAGCTTCGACGGCTCGCCTGCTCGTCTCCGGACTAAAGGAGGAAAGGCTGGTTCCGGCCGTGACGGCGCTGGTCGACTATTACAGAACGAATGCCAAAGGCAAAGAAAAATTCGGGAAATTCGTCGATCGCGTATCGTTAGATACGCTGAGGGAGCTTGTAGGTTAA
- a CDS encoding dicarboxylate/amino acid:cation symporter, translating into MENNLIQAIQSNWISLSVSILVIAFLYGLARKRVSFGKRVLTALGLGLAVGIGLNTFDIDATSIKTIGSIYVNLIKMLVMPLVTVLVITSITSISSLGHLRKIGVKTISLFLATTGVAALIGLIVALAFNPGAGIQQALPEGFAARDIPTFSQVILDLVPANPINEMATGKVVPVLIFSIFLAIAIVHISAKSPEKVQPVKAFFDSFAQVMHQVTKYVIRLTPYGVFALIGNMAASYGLDTLMPLIKVIAATYVALLIHFVLTFGGLVSFVAKVNPIKFVRKAYPTIAVAFTTRSSYATLPVNLQVITKRLRVSDRIASFVAPLGATMNMNGCGGVWPAVVAVFAAGVFNVQLTVSDYILIVLVSMISSIGVAGVPGPASISTTVVLTALGLPLEAIGLVLAVDAIVDMGRTAVNATGTTVSALIVANSEGEFDRAAYQNDEEDPLELQTA; encoded by the coding sequence TTGGAAAATAACCTGATTCAAGCGATCCAATCCAACTGGATCAGCTTATCGGTCTCCATCTTGGTCATCGCCTTCCTGTACGGACTCGCGCGCAAGCGCGTCTCGTTCGGGAAGCGGGTGCTTACGGCGCTCGGTCTCGGTTTGGCCGTCGGCATCGGGCTCAACACGTTCGATATCGACGCGACGAGCATCAAGACGATCGGGAGCATTTACGTCAATTTGATCAAAATGCTCGTCATGCCGCTCGTCACCGTACTGGTCATCACGAGCATCACTTCGATCTCGAGCCTCGGACATCTGCGGAAAATCGGCGTGAAGACGATTTCGCTGTTCCTCGCCACGACCGGCGTCGCCGCGCTGATCGGCTTGATCGTCGCGCTGGCGTTCAACCCGGGCGCAGGCATTCAGCAGGCGCTGCCGGAAGGCTTCGCGGCTCGCGACATTCCGACGTTCTCGCAGGTCATCTTGGACCTCGTGCCGGCAAACCCGATCAACGAAATGGCGACGGGCAAAGTCGTTCCAGTGCTCATCTTCTCGATTTTCCTCGCGATCGCGATCGTGCACATCAGCGCGAAATCGCCGGAGAAGGTCCAGCCGGTGAAGGCGTTCTTCGATTCGTTCGCGCAGGTCATGCATCAAGTGACGAAATACGTCATCCGCTTGACGCCGTACGGCGTGTTCGCGCTGATCGGCAACATGGCGGCCAGCTACGGGCTCGACACGCTGATGCCGCTCATCAAAGTCATCGCGGCGACGTATGTCGCGCTGCTGATCCACTTCGTGCTGACGTTCGGCGGGCTGGTCTCGTTCGTCGCGAAGGTAAATCCGATCAAATTCGTCCGCAAAGCGTACCCGACGATCGCCGTCGCCTTCACGACGCGGAGCAGCTATGCGACGCTGCCGGTCAACCTGCAGGTCATCACGAAACGGCTTCGCGTGTCTGACCGGATCGCCAGCTTCGTGGCGCCGCTCGGCGCGACGATGAATATGAACGGCTGCGGCGGCGTGTGGCCGGCGGTCGTGGCGGTATTCGCGGCCGGCGTGTTCAATGTGCAGCTGACGGTGTCCGACTACATTCTGATCGTGCTCGTCAGCATGATTTCGTCCATCGGCGTCGCGGGCGTGCCGGGTCCGGCTTCGATCTCGACGACGGTCGTCTTGACGGCGCTCGGCTTGCCGCTCGAAGCGATCGGTCTCGTGCTCGCCGTCGACGCGATCGTCGACATGGGCCGCACGGCCGTGAACGCGACGGGCACGACGGTCAGCGCGCTGATCGTCGCGAACTCGGAAGGCGAGTTCGACCGCGCGGCGTATCAGAACGACGAGGAAGATCCGCTCGAGCTGCAGACGGCGTAA
- a CDS encoding AbrB family transcriptional regulator, with amino-acid sequence MNFAAAGYASLLPAYAAAFLGGWAFAAMSLPLPWVLGPMAAVMLWKAYRPPARKTPAPLRNGALVALGIVFGLQFTGATIVLVGPYLLPYLGITAVTIVCCVGLGVLFSRWTATDRVSSVFGFIPGGLTEMVVTGTAVGAKPGTVVFLQTLRLLSVLSVVPLLVTLWFAPEGSGAALVSPAAPSAGPSAGAAGFAWYALPALGGWLLRRIVPASYVLVPMLLTALLHIAGAGLPAIPAAALIAAQVVVGAGLGESVSFRDLRAVSAQWWRVLLLVAAMLALSLLLGAALHAWTGMGMPAALLSVAPGGLIEMALTASSVGADAAVVTSLQMVRLYTIIGIVPIALKLWFGRGARADRLAE; translated from the coding sequence ATGAACTTCGCTGCTGCAGGGTACGCGTCGCTGCTGCCGGCGTACGCGGCAGCCTTCCTCGGCGGGTGGGCGTTCGCCGCCATGTCGCTGCCGCTGCCGTGGGTGCTCGGGCCGATGGCGGCCGTCATGCTGTGGAAGGCGTACCGCCCTCCCGCGCGCAAGACGCCCGCGCCCTTGAGGAACGGCGCATTAGTCGCGCTGGGCATCGTCTTCGGGCTGCAGTTCACCGGAGCGACGATCGTGCTGGTCGGCCCTTATTTGCTGCCTTATTTGGGCATCACCGCTGTGACAATCGTGTGCTGCGTCGGACTCGGCGTCTTGTTTTCGCGGTGGACGGCGACCGACCGCGTCTCCAGCGTCTTCGGCTTCATCCCGGGGGGACTGACGGAGATGGTCGTGACCGGAACGGCGGTCGGCGCGAAGCCGGGCACCGTCGTCTTCCTCCAAACGCTGCGCCTTCTATCGGTGCTGTCGGTCGTGCCGCTGCTCGTGACGCTGTGGTTCGCGCCGGAAGGAAGCGGTGCGGCGCTGGTCTCGCCTGCGGCGCCGTCCGCCGGGCCGAGCGCGGGCGCGGCCGGCTTCGCGTGGTACGCGCTGCCCGCGCTCGGCGGCTGGCTGCTGCGCCGCATCGTGCCCGCATCGTACGTGCTCGTCCCGATGCTGCTGACGGCGCTGCTGCACATCGCGGGCGCGGGGCTGCCCGCGATTCCGGCCGCCGCGCTCATCGCGGCGCAAGTCGTCGTCGGCGCCGGGCTCGGCGAATCGGTGTCGTTCCGGGACCTGCGGGCGGTGAGCGCCCAATGGTGGCGCGTCTTGCTGCTCGTCGCCGCGATGCTGGCGCTGTCGCTCTTGCTGGGGGCGGCGCTGCACGCGTGGACAGGGATGGGAATGCCGGCGGCGCTGCTCAGCGTCGCGCCCGGCGGGCTGATCGAAATGGCGCTGACCGCATCGTCGGTCGGCGCGGACGCGGCCGTCGTCACGTCGCTGCAAATGGTTCGGTTGTACACGATCATCGGCATCGTGCCGATCGCGCTGAAGCTGTGGTTCGGACGCGGGGCGCGCGCCGATCGGTTAGCGGAATGA
- a CDS encoding DeoR/GlpR family DNA-binding transcription regulator — protein MRTSRYIEAVDKESVKPVLYEEERKQEIVDYVLKHGRASVAQLAELFQVSESTVRRDLKDLEDAKRLRRTHGGAVPMQDDNAEPPFLEKEDRFRSQKAAIAKQAAELIEEGDRIVLDSGTTTHHLAKELKRFRQLTVVTNSLVVAQELGGHPTIELILVGGTLRPETLAMVGPLAERAFERIHAHKAFVATNGIHPEAGLTTPNLLEAAVKERMIRSASRVVLLADHSKYGRVSFAKVADLSSVDQCIIDEGATAECLHQLEKAGIETIVAREGGSKHD, from the coding sequence ATGAGGACGTCTAGATATATAGAGGCAGTGGATAAGGAGAGTGTGAAGCCCGTGCTGTACGAAGAAGAGCGCAAGCAGGAAATCGTCGACTATGTCCTGAAGCATGGCCGGGCCTCCGTCGCGCAGCTTGCCGAGCTGTTCCAGGTGTCCGAATCGACGGTGCGCCGCGATTTGAAAGACCTCGAAGACGCGAAGCGGCTTCGCCGCACGCACGGCGGGGCGGTTCCGATGCAGGACGACAACGCGGAGCCTCCGTTCCTCGAGAAGGAGGACCGCTTCCGCAGCCAGAAGGCGGCCATCGCGAAGCAAGCGGCGGAGTTGATCGAAGAGGGCGACCGCATCGTGCTCGATTCGGGCACGACGACGCATCACCTTGCCAAAGAGTTGAAGCGGTTTCGCCAGCTGACGGTGGTGACGAATTCGCTCGTCGTCGCGCAGGAGCTCGGCGGACATCCGACGATCGAGCTCATCCTGGTCGGCGGCACGCTGCGCCCGGAGACGCTGGCGATGGTCGGGCCGCTCGCGGAGCGCGCGTTCGAGCGCATCCATGCGCACAAGGCGTTCGTAGCGACGAACGGCATTCACCCCGAGGCGGGGCTGACGACGCCGAATTTGCTCGAGGCGGCCGTGAAAGAGCGCATGATTCGCTCGGCCAGCCGCGTCGTGCTGCTCGCGGACCACAGCAAGTACGGACGCGTATCCTTCGCGAAGGTCGCCGATTTGTCCTCCGTCGATCAGTGCATCATAGACGAAGGCGCGACGGCGGAATGCCTTCATCAGCTGGAGAAGGCCGGCATCGAAACGATCGTCGCCCGCGAAGGAGGAAGCAAGCATGACTAA
- the pfkB gene encoding 1-phosphofructokinase, with amino-acid sequence MTNATGIVTVTLNPALDKTVTVERFELGALNRIRDMRTDAGGKGINVAKVLKRFGVDAEALGLAAGMQGRTLTEMLRRAGIPYRFVEAEEGETRTNLKIVDESTNRTTELNEPGFEATPAMLDDFLRQFEASAGEAAIVVIGGSLPPEAPSDFYRSLIEIANGRGAKVILDADGEALRSGIEAQPYALKPNIHELERLFGERYDTVESLRKAAAMLLSGSTRCVLVSMGEKGSLLLHEEDAYLAKPFPITPASTVGAGDSMVAAMAYAFLREFTGEELARWTSAAGTITASKPGTDVCTLEEVRERLPDVGITKL; translated from the coding sequence ATGACTAACGCAACGGGCATCGTGACGGTGACGCTCAATCCGGCCTTGGACAAAACGGTAACGGTCGAGCGCTTCGAGCTCGGCGCCTTGAATCGAATTCGCGACATGCGCACGGACGCGGGGGGCAAGGGCATCAACGTGGCGAAGGTGCTGAAGCGGTTCGGCGTCGACGCGGAAGCTTTGGGGCTCGCCGCCGGCATGCAGGGGCGGACGCTGACCGAGATGCTCCGCCGCGCCGGCATTCCGTACCGCTTCGTCGAAGCGGAAGAGGGCGAAACGCGGACGAATTTGAAAATCGTCGACGAAAGCACGAATCGCACGACCGAGCTGAACGAGCCGGGGTTCGAAGCGACGCCGGCGATGCTGGACGATTTCCTGCGACAGTTCGAGGCGAGCGCGGGCGAGGCCGCGATCGTCGTCATCGGCGGAAGCCTCCCTCCGGAAGCGCCGTCCGATTTCTATAGAAGCTTGATCGAGATCGCCAACGGCCGCGGCGCGAAGGTCATCCTGGACGCCGACGGCGAGGCGCTGCGCTCGGGCATCGAGGCGCAGCCGTACGCGCTGAAGCCGAACATTCACGAGCTGGAGCGGTTGTTCGGTGAGCGCTACGACACCGTGGAAAGCCTGCGCAAGGCGGCGGCGATGCTGCTGAGCGGATCGACGCGCTGCGTGCTCGTGTCGATGGGCGAGAAGGGTTCGCTGCTGCTGCACGAGGAGGATGCCTACTTGGCGAAGCCGTTCCCGATTACGCCCGCCAGCACGGTAGGGGCCGGCGATTCGATGGTCGCGGCCATGGCGTACGCCTTCCTCCGAGAGTTTACCGGCGAGGAGCTGGCGCGTTGGACGTCCGCCGCGGGAACGATCACGGCGTCGAAGCCCGGGACGGACGTGTGCACGTTGGAAGAAGTACGGGAGAGGCTGCCGGACGTCGGCATTACGAAATTATAA